From Spirosoma agri, one genomic window encodes:
- a CDS encoding autotransporter outer membrane beta-barrel domain-containing protein, which yields MRHNIYSFLSVLCVLIVQVQAIGQTIDVPTGSPLTINGNLNLPTGFSLQYNAQTILRGPAAGSFNTYLGIESGNSTQGTQNTFIGYQSGYSNTAGANTFLGFQAGRTNTSGTANVFIGSQAGYTNTTGTGNMFLGQQAGYNSTASYNLFMGNSSGSTNTTGLGNTAIGDGSLLRNSVGTHNVAIGRFAGVESRNDENTFIGFAADVTPDTPNLTNATAIGARARVSQSNSIVLGANANVGIGTGAPTAKLHITTGVTGTSGLRLQNLTSSNTASVTNQTKFLTVDGNGNVILGSLNGSAREGASDALWQRKGSFLQSTNGESIIIGQGVDKTPTDYNLFVSKGILTEKVKVAVKNTNEWSDKVFEKNYPLKSLKEVELHIKKNGHLPGVPSAVEMVEQGNDLHKTDTKLLEKIEELTLYTIQLAKDNQKQSRSLQILKRQHQAEINELKQLIRQSRNKK from the coding sequence ATGAGGCATAATATCTACTCTTTTCTCAGTGTCCTGTGTGTACTTATTGTACAAGTTCAAGCCATAGGACAGACTATTGATGTCCCTACAGGAAGTCCGTTGACAATAAATGGTAATCTTAATCTTCCAACCGGTTTCTCTTTGCAGTACAACGCTCAGACAATCCTAAGGGGCCCTGCTGCAGGCTCTTTTAACACGTATTTAGGTATTGAATCTGGCAACAGTACACAAGGTACTCAAAATACGTTCATAGGATATCAATCTGGCTACAGCAATACGGCAGGAGCCAATACCTTTTTAGGTTTTCAGGCTGGCCGTACCAATACGAGTGGTACAGCTAACGTCTTTATCGGTAGCCAAGCCGGATACACCAATACCACAGGTACGGGTAACATGTTTTTAGGCCAGCAAGCAGGTTATAATAGTACTGCCAGCTATAATCTCTTCATGGGTAACTCTTCAGGCAGTACAAATACTACTGGTTTGGGTAATACGGCTATCGGGGATGGCTCCCTGTTACGCAATAGCGTGGGTACCCATAATGTGGCTATCGGTCGCTTTGCGGGCGTAGAAAGCCGTAACGATGAGAACACTTTTATCGGTTTTGCCGCTGATGTTACCCCTGATACCCCTAATCTGACCAATGCTACCGCTATTGGGGCTCGCGCTCGGGTTAGCCAGAGCAACAGTATCGTTCTAGGCGCTAATGCGAATGTTGGTATTGGTACCGGAGCTCCCACCGCCAAGCTGCACATTACCACTGGAGTTACTGGTACTTCTGGTCTTCGTTTACAAAACCTGACCAGCAGCAACACAGCTAGTGTGACAAACCAGACCAAATTTCTCACAGTAGATGGTAACGGGAATGTAATTTTGGGGAGCCTAAACGGTTCGGCTCGTGAAGGAGCATCAGATGCGCTTTGGCAGCGGAAGGGTTCATTCCTGCAAAGCACAAACGGCGAATCGATTATCATTGGCCAGGGTGTGGATAAGACGCCAACGGACTATAACCTGTTTGTTAGCAAAGGTATCCTAACCGAAAAAGTAAAGGTTGCTGTTAAAAACACAAATGAATGGAGCGATAAGGTATTTGAGAAGAATTATCCGCTGAAGAGCCTGAAAGAAGTCGAGTTGCATATCAAAAAGAATGGCCATCTACCTGGCGTTCCATCGGCAGTAGAGATGGTGGAGCAGGGAAATGACCTCCACAAAACAGATACTAAATTGCTGGAAAAGATTGAAGAGCTGACCTTATACACGATTCAATTGGCTAAAGACAATCAAAAGCAGTCGCGTAGTCTTCAGATTTTAAAGCGTCAACATCAGGCTGAGATTAATGAGCTTAAACAACTGATTAGACAATCAAGAAACAAAAAATAG
- a CDS encoding glycoside hydrolase family 71/99 protein codes for MKWFILSVVWIGITITSFFLPEFDTRNSNVYQSQETGSPIIPPISANWAATDGVGRTLPKRASTGDFKRNKYVGIFYFLLHGQYNDKAVYDISAITRANPTSPKFGPETTWHWWGEPEAGYYKADDPWVIRRNLQLLTLAGVDILFFDVTNGDTYLTVVKKICEISIDMRHKGMPTPYICFVTYTRSAQTVATLYEQIYNQNKYSELWFRWQGKPLILGKIGEMTDTGIRDFFTWRYSWAWTNTRNEPHNWQWLDRTPQNYGWDKDPSVPEQIPVAVASHPFDNSIGKSFRQGRQGVINRNGITNVTQNGLYFDEQWKRALQVNPAVVFVSGWNEWVAQRFINRPDSAAKAKPFKFMGKPMKPGQTFFIDLYNEEYNRDIEPMKGGYTDNYYYQLVANIRRFKGIPAPEQATPARTISIDGKFDEWNQVKPAFFDPADDVLHRNWPRADNKINYLNKTGRNDITSCRVTYDKTNAFFYVKTAQKISAATDKNWMLLFVDADQSIKTGWAGYDYLITHTYKGNKSTVNRWNGKAWTPVATGTFRYTNNELELSVPLSALKQTAGKVKIDFHWADNIQQLNNITEFFTNGDSAPDRRFNYSYVN; via the coding sequence ATGAAGTGGTTTATTCTTAGTGTAGTATGGATAGGTATTACTATCACTTCATTTTTTTTACCAGAATTTGATACGCGTAATTCTAATGTATATCAATCACAAGAAACGGGTTCCCCCATTATTCCGCCGATAAGTGCGAACTGGGCGGCTACAGATGGAGTTGGCCGTACATTACCAAAAAGAGCCTCGACAGGTGATTTTAAAAGGAATAAATATGTAGGTATCTTTTACTTTCTCCTGCACGGCCAGTACAATGATAAGGCAGTATATGACATTTCGGCTATAACGAGAGCAAATCCAACCAGTCCAAAGTTCGGTCCAGAAACTACTTGGCATTGGTGGGGCGAACCTGAAGCTGGTTACTACAAAGCTGATGACCCATGGGTTATTCGACGTAATCTGCAATTGTTGACGCTAGCCGGTGTCGATATTCTTTTTTTCGATGTAACTAATGGTGACACATATCTTACTGTAGTTAAAAAAATTTGCGAAATATCAATAGATATGCGTCATAAGGGTATGCCTACCCCATATATCTGTTTTGTCACATATACGAGAAGTGCTCAGACCGTGGCAACACTATATGAGCAAATTTATAACCAGAATAAATATTCGGAGCTGTGGTTCCGGTGGCAGGGGAAACCATTAATACTAGGTAAAATAGGAGAGATGACAGATACCGGTATCCGTGATTTCTTTACTTGGCGCTATAGTTGGGCATGGACTAATACTCGCAATGAGCCTCATAATTGGCAATGGCTTGATCGAACTCCACAAAATTACGGTTGGGATAAAGATCCTTCTGTGCCAGAGCAAATTCCCGTTGCTGTTGCCAGTCATCCATTCGATAATAGTATTGGTAAGAGTTTTCGGCAAGGACGTCAAGGAGTTATAAATAGAAATGGTATTACTAACGTTACCCAAAACGGATTGTACTTTGACGAACAATGGAAACGAGCCTTACAGGTAAACCCGGCAGTAGTCTTTGTTTCAGGATGGAATGAGTGGGTAGCTCAGCGTTTCATTAACAGGCCAGATTCAGCTGCAAAAGCAAAGCCTTTTAAGTTTATGGGGAAACCAATGAAACCAGGCCAAACGTTTTTTATTGATTTATATAATGAAGAGTACAATAGAGATATTGAACCGATGAAAGGAGGTTATACAGATAATTATTACTATCAACTGGTAGCTAATATTCGTCGGTTTAAAGGAATACCCGCCCCTGAGCAAGCCACTCCTGCCCGGACAATTTCTATTGACGGAAAATTTGATGAATGGAACCAAGTAAAGCCTGCTTTTTTTGATCCTGCAGATGATGTGCTTCATAGAAACTGGCCAAGAGCTGACAATAAAATTAATTATTTGAATAAAACCGGACGTAATGATATCACAAGTTGTAGAGTAACTTATGATAAAACAAACGCCTTCTTTTACGTGAAAACAGCTCAAAAAATCTCGGCTGCGACCGATAAAAACTGGATGTTGTTATTTGTTGATGCTGACCAATCCATAAAAACAGGTTGGGCCGGATACGATTATTTAATTACCCACACATACAAGGGAAATAAGTCAACCGTCAATCGATGGAATGGGAAAGCATGGACACCTGTAGCAACAGGCACTTTCCGATATACTAACAACGAACTCGAACTTAGTGTCCCCTTAAGCGCCCTTAAACAAACCGCAGGAAAAGTAAAAATAGATTTCCATTGGGCGGATAACATACAGCAGTTGAACAATATAACTGAATTTTTTACAAATGGTGACAGTGCTCCAGATCGCCGTTTTAATTATTCATATGTAAATTGA